A window of the Bacillus andreraoultii genome harbors these coding sequences:
- the dapA gene encoding 4-hydroxy-tetrahydrodipicolinate synthase, giving the protein MSIFGRVSTAMVTPFDAKGNIDFIKTTQLVEYLINNGSDSLVISGTTGESPTLTSEEKIALFKHVVKVVNKRVPVIAGTGNYNTKETIELTEKAEQAGVDGILLVAPYYNKPNQEGLYQHFKVVAESTKLPIMLYNIPGRSVVNIEPQTIIRLSEISNIVAVKEASGNLVQMAEIIANTPDDFVLYSGDDSLALPVLAIGGFGVVSVSSHIIGNEMQKMIEAFFLGNTKEATRLHQKLLPIMKGLFAAPSPVPVKTALQLKGLNVGSVRLPLVPLTEAERINLIQLLKQIDN; this is encoded by the coding sequence ATGAGCATATTTGGCCGTGTTTCTACAGCGATGGTCACACCATTCGATGCGAAAGGAAATATTGACTTTATTAAAACAACACAGTTGGTTGAATATTTAATAAATAACGGCAGTGATTCCTTAGTTATATCAGGAACGACTGGTGAATCGCCAACTTTAACAAGTGAAGAAAAAATCGCCCTTTTTAAACATGTTGTAAAAGTAGTTAATAAGCGGGTACCGGTAATTGCGGGTACTGGAAATTATAATACGAAAGAAACAATTGAACTAACGGAAAAAGCTGAACAAGCTGGTGTTGATGGTATATTACTCGTTGCTCCGTACTATAATAAACCGAATCAAGAAGGATTATATCAACATTTTAAAGTTGTTGCAGAAAGTACGAAATTACCAATAATGTTATACAATATACCTGGTCGTTCAGTTGTTAATATTGAACCACAGACAATTATACGACTTAGTGAAATATCAAATATTGTAGCAGTAAAAGAAGCTAGTGGTAACCTTGTACAAATGGCAGAAATCATTGCGAATACACCTGATGATTTTGTGCTATATAGTGGAGATGATAGTCTTGCACTGCCTGTGTTAGCAATTGGTGGTTTTGGTGTCGTATCCGTTTCGAGTCATATTATTGGGAATGAAATGCAAAAAATGATTGAAGCTTTCTTCTTAGGAAACACGAAAGAAGCGACTAGATTACATCAAAAACTATTACCGATTATGAAGGGATTATTTGCCGCACCAAGCCCTGTTCCGGTAAAAACTGCGTTACAGTTAAAAGGACTAAATGTTGGTTCGGTACGATTACCACTCGTTCCATTAACAGAAGCAGAACGTATAAATTTAATCCAATTACTAAAACAAATCGACAATTAA
- a CDS encoding YlzJ-like family protein: MILHTTIPAELIFQQEQSPKNEKTILYQGIPLVIEMVNDSQFQVKQIVSTDPKHYLESKIYPGAILSIW, translated from the coding sequence ATGATATTACATACAACCATACCAGCTGAATTAATATTTCAACAAGAACAATCGCCGAAAAATGAAAAAACAATATTATATCAAGGTATTCCATTAGTTATAGAGATGGTTAATGATTCACAATTTCAAGTAAAGCAAATTGTTAGTACAGACCCAAAACATTATTTAGAAAGTAAGATTTACCCGGGTGCAATTCTATCAATTTGGTGA
- a CDS encoding ClpP family protease — protein MSPIIEKIQQLGQTNVPSLSNDSNIHCLTIVGQIEGHLQLPPQNKTTKYEHVIPQIVAIEQNPKIEGLLIILNTVGGDVEAGLAIAEMLSSLSKPTVSLVLGGGHSIGVPIAVSTDYSFIAETATMTIHPIRLTGLVIGVPQTFEYLDKMQERVINFVTKHSSIEEDTFKDLMFAKGNLTRDIGTNVVGTDAVKYGLIDEVGGIGQAMKKLNELIEMKHQSEEGIVQ, from the coding sequence ATGTCACCAATTATAGAAAAGATCCAGCAATTAGGTCAAACCAATGTCCCAAGTTTATCAAATGACTCCAATATTCATTGTTTAACAATTGTCGGTCAAATTGAGGGACATCTCCAACTACCACCGCAAAATAAGACGACAAAATATGAGCATGTCATTCCGCAAATTGTTGCGATTGAACAAAATCCAAAAATTGAAGGTCTTCTAATCATATTAAATACGGTAGGTGGCGATGTTGAAGCAGGTCTTGCAATTGCTGAAATGCTTTCTTCACTATCAAAACCGACTGTATCTTTAGTACTAGGTGGGGGGCATTCTATTGGTGTCCCAATTGCCGTAAGTACAGATTATAGTTTTATTGCTGAAACAGCGACAATGACAATTCATCCGATTCGTTTAACGGGTCTTGTAATTGGCGTACCTCAGACGTTTGAATACTTAGATAAAATGCAGGAAAGAGTGATTAATTTTGTTACAAAACATTCATCAATTGAAGAGGATACGTTTAAAGATTTAATGTTCGCAAAAGGCAACTTAACCCGTGATATTGGTACAAATGTTGTTGGTACTGATGCTGTCAAATATGGATTAATAGACGAAGTTGGTGGAATTGGTCAAGCAATGAAAAAATTGAATGAACTAATTGAGATGAAACATCAAAGCGAGGAAGGGATTGTTCAATGA
- a CDS encoding ribonuclease J — protein sequence MEKKTKRIRIIPLGGVGELGKNMYVVEVEDDLFVIDAGLMYPEDEMLGVDIVIPDISYLKENQNRIQGIFLSHGHEDHNGALFYLYDQLSVPVYGTKLTIELTKGKLHEKNIPNTINFKVINENSRLNFKHAKVSFFQVNHSIPDSVGINIETEQGSIIYTGDFKFDQSADGMYQANISKMAKIGEKGVLCLLSDSTEAEKQGYTLSEVHVAKRLEEIFEKSKGRIIFACYASSINAIQRLLNASAHAGRKVVIIGKTLQNVYKTTKSLGYIKVAENVVIPREEMGNYKNEEIAILMSGQQGEPLEALQKMVRKSHKFLHIEKNDTVLIAASPHRGGELFLIRTVDMLFRAGATVITGQRVHVSGHGREEELKLMINLMRPNFFIPIHGEYKMLIAHAKIAEKMGIKNESIHIPDKGDIIEIFDGRMRQNGRVTAGNVLIDGSGIGDVGNIVLRDRKVLSQDGILIVVVSLNRNEKKIASGPEIISRGFVYVRESEELMGQATKLVKEIVIRNLKSQSFEWSNVKQEMRESLGSYLFNKTKRKPMIIPIIMEV from the coding sequence TTGGAGAAAAAGACAAAAAGAATTAGAATTATTCCCTTAGGAGGAGTAGGAGAACTTGGTAAAAATATGTATGTAGTTGAAGTAGAAGATGATTTATTCGTGATTGATGCTGGACTCATGTATCCAGAAGATGAAATGTTAGGTGTGGATATTGTTATACCAGACATTTCTTATTTAAAAGAAAACCAAAATCGAATTCAAGGTATTTTCTTATCACATGGACATGAAGATCATAATGGTGCACTTTTTTATTTATATGACCAATTATCCGTCCCTGTTTATGGAACAAAGTTAACAATTGAATTAACAAAAGGTAAGTTACACGAAAAAAACATTCCAAATACGATTAATTTTAAAGTAATTAATGAAAACTCACGTCTAAATTTCAAACATGCGAAGGTGTCATTTTTTCAGGTGAATCATAGTATTCCAGATTCTGTTGGTATTAACATTGAAACCGAACAAGGATCAATCATATATACTGGAGATTTTAAATTTGATCAAAGTGCTGATGGAATGTACCAGGCCAATATAAGTAAAATGGCGAAAATTGGGGAAAAAGGTGTTCTATGTTTACTGTCAGATAGCACAGAGGCAGAAAAACAAGGATATACACTATCAGAAGTTCACGTTGCTAAAAGGTTAGAAGAAATATTTGAAAAATCGAAAGGTCGAATTATATTTGCTTGTTATGCTTCTTCAATTAACGCGATCCAACGTTTACTAAATGCTAGTGCCCATGCTGGAAGAAAGGTAGTCATCATCGGTAAAACATTACAAAATGTTTATAAAACAACAAAATCATTAGGCTATATAAAAGTAGCTGAAAATGTAGTTATACCGAGAGAAGAAATGGGTAACTACAAAAATGAGGAAATCGCCATTTTAATGAGTGGTCAACAAGGGGAACCGTTAGAAGCATTGCAAAAAATGGTGAGAAAATCCCATAAATTTCTACATATTGAAAAAAATGATACCGTTCTTATTGCCGCGTCTCCACACCGAGGTGGGGAGCTGTTTTTAATTCGCACGGTTGATATGCTCTTTAGAGCAGGTGCGACTGTGATTACTGGTCAAAGAGTACATGTTAGTGGCCATGGTCGTGAAGAGGAATTGAAATTAATGATTAATTTAATGCGTCCAAATTTTTTTATTCCAATTCATGGTGAATATAAAATGTTAATTGCCCATGCTAAAATCGCAGAGAAAATGGGAATAAAAAATGAATCAATCCATATTCCTGATAAAGGGGATATTATTGAAATTTTTGATGGCCGTATGAGACAGAATGGGCGAGTTACAGCTGGAAACGTCTTAATTGATGGTAGTGGAATAGGTGATGTTGGGAATATTGTTTTACGTGACCGCAAAGTTCTTTCCCAAGATGGGATTTTAATTGTCGTTGTATCGCTCAATCGGAATGAGAAAAAGATCGCCTCTGGTCCTGAGATTATTTCACGTGGTTTTGTTTACGTTCGAGAATCAGAAGAATTAATGGGACAAGCAACAAAATTAGTAAAAGAAATTGTCATCCGTAATTTAAAAAGTCAAAGTTTCGAATGGTCAAATGTAAAACAAGAAATGCGTGAATCTCTTGGCTCCTATTTATTCAATAAAACAAAACGTAAGCCAATGATTATCCCGATTATTATGGAAGTATAA